A region from the Linepithema humile isolate Giens D197 chromosome 1, Lhum_UNIL_v1.0, whole genome shotgun sequence genome encodes:
- the LOC105672728 gene encoding tetratricopeptide repeat protein 14 homolog isoform X5 — translation MDNKGQSYETLLENSTGFNNPNNIKYLSDLISLGQENHSNMVGLRERFPPNEYSSELRQAQASKWAFRSVADGIDHFKAGRHTEAFQCLNKALTVDPRNVEGLVARGALYANSGSFKKAIDDFETALKLNQTHANARKYMAETLVALGRSYEDEKKYEEAQKAYEDCLAIAPFHEEARNSIEYIKSKTLTAPLNPLDTFKSFETENDVVENKKDKKKRKKERKSRSKKRQRWSSSSSSSSSGSSSSSSSESSSSSSSGSSRSASRSPSRKRKHKKDHRSSLSPLSKRMAQYNNPPAATATTHDTVTPASYTANPREKMDDYEIRVRKFLEQTKDDSDYEDKVRKFLEETARWKREKEKKHSETDKMKKKKKKEKKGKDKEKEDKKNRKKKKKEERKKRKNKDKLERDLDALKKSSLPDLEQLESRLNAYYAKVEKDCAALKRYVAQYNEIPSPLSNAEKLAESSRREEELRRERERERDEASKAYHERESRAPMTAQQRKEIQRKPLSDIFEQDSQLIHPEPKLPTLDTAALNAKWKAAQAARQKDVPPQKWQDIPSESKKMQSNVFVDSDEDDDNELEERLQRAALEKSLNIRKQMQRELAEKRALPPQPSPTPPPPLPKEPPMPKQAPVKYPTPQPQNKFQSYKDPMSVSQTSPTKFGSSNNLGGKFQPIGQNSGVGHPPEPPRSLPPTKNQSQAKGPRTDSDSENERGQHRQTPKKRDSSSRGGVNKRMSRDRPAKRSRSRSRSASSSGSSRSRSPRRSRSRSYSNRRSGSYERKYSRSPSGTYSRSRSRSRSRSYSRSRSRSRSNDRGYYRKRQFRPYNNRGTYYKPRFQVFNNPNHRGGGNNFQNRNRFYNNQHNNRFNNRRGFNNRGGRGGRGNRGGRFFHGKQGFRDFRDRRDFRDRRASSRDRYSDRSYSPDPMRKVDEAKEKINKMLEGGEDVEHQQGGSGGSTVPPNKRQAGPLSEGEERDDDDYERWGDGEGGDAANTKNEVVEPVDDKLEGKEFFIERMKQRSKDTLMQRAIAAKIW, via the exons ATGGACAACAAAGGCCAGAGTTATGAAACGCTGTTGGAGAATAGTACTGGCTTCAACAATCCAAACAACATAAAATATCTGAGCGATTTGATCAGTCTCGGACAAGAAAATCATTCCAATATGGTTGGACTGAG AGAGAGATTTCCGCCGAATGAATACTCTTCTGAGTTGCGACAAGCGCAAGCGAGCAAGTGGGCATTCCGCAGTGTCGCTGATGGTATAGATCATTTCAAGGCCGGTCGTCATACCGAAGCTTTCCAGTGTCTCAACAAAGCGCTCACTGTTGATCCTCGCAATGTTGAGGGCTTAGTCGCCAGAGGAGCGTT ATATGCAAATAGCGGAAGCTTCAAGAAGGCAATTGACGACTTTGAAACGGCcctgaaattaaatcaaacgCACGCAAATGCTCGTAAGTATATGGCAGAAACACTGGTTGCGCTCGGCCGCAGTTACGAAGACGAGAAGAAGTATGAAGAGGCCCAAAAAGCGTATGAAGATTGCTTAGCGATCGCACCGTTTCACGAAGAAGCGCGCAATTCCATTGAGTACATAAAATCTAAGACTCTTACAGCGCCGCTGAATCCTCTCGATACCTTTAAGAGCTTTGAAACCGAGAACGACGTTGTAGAgaataagaaagataaaaagaagcGCAAGAAGGAAAGGAAATCTAGATCGAAGAAGAGACAGAGATGGAGTTCCAGCTCAAGTTCGTCATCCAGTGGATCTTCGAGCTCTTCAAGTTCAGAATCGAGCAGCTCGTCGTCGTCCGGAAGCTCGCGATCCGCATCCCGCTCACCAAGCCGTAAGCGCAAGCACAAGAAAGATCACCGTAGCTCACTTTCGCCGCTTAGCAAACGCATGGCTCAATATAATAATCCTCCGGCAGCAACTGCTACTACTCACGATACAGTAACGCCGGCTTCTTATACCGCAAATCCGCGCGAGAAAATGGACGACTATGAAATCAGAGTGCGCAAGTTTCTTGAACAAACCAAGGACGATTCTGATTACGAAGATAAG GTAAGAAAGTTCTTGGAGGAGACAGCGAGgtggaagagagaaaaggaaaagaaacattctgAGACTGAcaaaatgaagaagaagaagaagaaagagaagaagggGAAAGACAAGGAAAAGGAGGACAAGAAAAAtcgaaagaagaagaagaaggaagaaCGGAAAAAGCGTAAAAACAAGGACAAGCTCGAGCGAGATTTAGATGCTTTGAAAAAATCATCTTTACCGGACTTGGAACAGTTAGAATCCAGACTTAATGCTTATTATGCGAAGGTTGAGAAAGACTGTGCGGCGCTGAAAAG gTATGTAGCACAGTATAATGAGATACCTTCCCCTCTTAGCAACGCGGAGAAGCTCGCTGAAAGTTCACGTAGGGAGGAGGAGTTACGCagagagagggaaagggagagagacgAAGCCTCGAAGGCGTATCACGAACGAGAGTCCAGGGCGCCAATGACTGCCCAACAGAGGAAAG AAATCCAAAGGAAACCGCTATCAGACATATTTGAACAAGATTCTCAACTGATTCATCCAGAACCAAAACTCCCCACGTTGGACACCGCTGCGTTGAATGCAAAATGGAAAGCTGCGCAAGCTGCTAG ACAAAAAGACGTTCCTCCGCAAAAGTGGCAAGATATCCCGTCAGAGAGCAAAAAGATGCAATCTAACGTTTTCGTGGACAGCGATGAGGACGATGACAATGAATTGGAGGAAAGGCTGCAACGCGCGGCTCTCGAGAAATCTTTGAACATACGAAAACAAATGCAACGCGAGCTCGCTGAGAAAAGGGCGCTGCCGCCTCAGCCTTCACCGACGCCACCACCACCGCTACCGAAAGAGCCGCCGATGCCGAAGCAAGCACCCGTCAAGTATCCTACGCCGCAGCCGCAAAACAAGTTCCAGTCTTACAAGGATCCTATGTCCGTGTCGCAGACTTCACCGACCAAGTTCGGTTCTAGCAATAACCTGGGTGGCAAGTTCCAACCGATCGGTCAGAACAGCGGAGTTGGACATCCACCGGAACCACCGCGTTCTTTGCCACCAACGAAAAACCAGAGCCAAGCCAAAGGTCCGAGGACCGATTCCGACAGCGAAAATGAGCGAGGTCAACACCGACAGACGCCGAAGAAACGCGACTCGAGCAGCCGGGGTGGTGTGAATAAGCGTATGAGCAGAGATCGTCCTGCGAAACGATCGCGTAGTCGTTCTCGGAGTGCCTCCAGTTCGGGCTCGTCAAGATCGCGATCGCCAAGACGAAGCCGCTCGCGTTCGTATTCGAATCGACGATCCGGCAGTTACGAAAGGAAATACAGTAGATCGCCTTCCGGCACGTACAGCCGATCACGATCACGCTCTCGATCCAGATCGTACAGCAGAAGTCGCAGTCGCAGCAGGTCGAATGACCGAGGTTACTACCGCAAGAGGCAATTTCGACCGTACAACAATCGCGGCACATATTACAAACCGCGTTTCCAGGTCTTTAACAATCCGAACCACCGCGGTGGCGGTAACAATTTCCAAAATCGAAATCGCTTCTATAACAATCAACACAACAATCGCTTCAATAATCGCCGTGGTTTCAACAATCGCGGGGGCCGTGGCGGTCGCGGTAACCGTGGCGGCAGATTCTTTCATGGTAAACAAGGCTTTCGTGACTTCCGCGACAGACGAGACTTTAGAGATCGTCGCGCGTCGTCGCGCGATCGTTACAGCGATCGCAGCTACTCACCCGATCCGATGAGGAAGGTCGACGAGGCAAAGGAGAAAATCAACAAGATGCTCGAGGGTGGCGAAGACGTCGAACATCAGCAGGGAGGCAGCGGAGGCTCAACTGTGCCGCCCAACAAGAGGCAAGCCGGACCTTTGAGCGAGGGCGAGGAAAGGGACGACGACGACTATGAGAGATGGGGAGATGGAGAAGGAGGCGACGCTGCTAACACCAAG AATGAGGTGGTCGAACCGGTCGACGATAAACTGGAAGGCAAGGAGTTCTTCATTGAGCGCATGAAGCAGCGAAGCAAGGATACTTTAATGCAGAGAGCCATTGCAGCTAAGATTTGGTAG
- the LOC105672728 gene encoding tetratricopeptide repeat protein 14 homolog isoform X4, whose amino-acid sequence MESMDARLVAQALNYHGQQLQKVWEGERNENELVMLNLKDPSFEIYQQRQKTLSFGDRGKRLKLQQFVAKKADTLYDKANLEKPAEGNKQELGDEEFYATVPALDTFVTMEKSQRIRNFLESLVVGDVIYAQVIGKSAAGLLLKVLCNCSDCPRVVTELGVKALILNAAIVPAVDKKGVTRGYMANDLVCVVVSEVSVEAERVVAVMNVPAREGQTPHPPMGLIHSDDLPEAYKKAMDNKGQSYETLLENSTGFNNPNNIKYLSDLISLGQENHSNMVGLRERFPPNEYSSELRQAQASKWAFRSVADGIDHFKAGRHTEAFQCLNKALTVDPRNVEGLVARGALYANSGSFKKAIDDFETALKLNQTHANARKYMAETLVALGRSYEDEKKYEEAQKAYEDCLAIAPFHEEARNSIEYIKSKTLTAPLNPLDTFKSFETENDVVENKKDKKKRKKERKSRSKKRQRWSSSSSSSSSGSSSSSSSESSSSSSSGSSRSASRSPSRKRKHKKDHRSSLSPLSKRMAQYNNPPAATATTHDTVTPASYTANPREKMDDYEIRVRKFLEQTKDDSDYEDKVRKFLEETARWKREKEKKHSETDKMKKKKKKEKKGKDKEKEDKKNRKKKKKEERKKRKNKDKLERDLDALKKSSLPDLEQLESRLNAYYAKVEKDCAALKSNAEKLAESSRREEELRRERERERDEASKAYHERESRAPMTAQQRKEIQRKPLSDIFEQDSQLIHPEPKLPTLDTAALNAKWKAAQAARQKDVPPQKWQDIPSESKKMQSNVFVDSDEDDDNELEERLQRAALEKSLNIRKQMQRELAEKRALPPQPSPTPPPPLPKEPPMPKQAPVKYPTPQPQNKFQSYKDPMSVSQTSPTKFGSSNNLGGKFQPIGQNSGVGHPPEPPRSLPPTKNQSQAKGPRTDSDSENERGQHRQTPKKRDSSSRGGVNKRMSRDRPAKRSRSRSRSASSSGSSRSRSPRRSRSRSYSNRRSGSYERKYSRSPSGTYSRSRSRSRSRSYSRSRSRSRSNDRGYYRKRQFRPYNNRGTYYKPRFQVFNNPNHRGGGNNFQNRNRFYNNQHNNRFNNRRGFNNRGGRGGRGNRGGRFFHGKQGFRDFRDRRDFRDRRASSRDRYSDRSYSPDPMRKVDEAKEKINKMLEGGEDVEHQQGGSGGSTVPPNKRQAGPLSEGEERDDDDYERWGDGEGGDAANTKNEVVEPVDDKLEGKEFFIERMKQRSKDTLMQRAIAAKIW is encoded by the exons ATGGAATCTATGGATGCGCGTCTTGTGGCGCAAGCATTGAACTACCATGGCCAGCAGTTGCAGAAAGTGTGGGAAGGAGAACGCAACGAAAATGAACTGGTCATGCTCAATCTCAAGGATCCTAGCTTTGAAATCTATCAACAACGACAAAAGACTCTCAG TTTTGGAGATAGAGGCAAACGTCTGAAGCTTCAACAATTCGTTGCTAAAAAAGCTGACACCCTGTATGATAAAGCAAACTTGGAGAAACCTGCAGAAGGCAACAAGCAAGAGCTAGGAGATGAag aattttatgcTACAGTGCCAGCACTTGATACTTTTGTCACCATGGAGAAATCCCAGCGCATACGCAACTTTTTGGAG AGTTTGGTAGTTGGAGATGTAATTTACGCGCAAGTAATAGGTAAAAGCGCCGCAGGTCTGCTTCTGAAGGTGCTTTGCAACTGCAGTGACTGTCCCAGAGTCGTCACTGAATTAGGCGTTAAG GCACTGATATTAAATGCGGCCATTGTGCCGGCGGTGGACAAGAAAGGTGTAACAAGGGGCTACATGGCAAATGACCTCGTCTGCGTCGTAGTGAGTGAAGTAAGCGTTGAGGCCGAGCGAGTTGTTGCAGTTATGAACGTACCTGCCCGGGAAGGGCAAACACCACACCCACCTATGGGACTTATCCATTCCGATGATCTTCCAGAAGCCTATAA GAAAGCGATGGACAACAAAGGCCAGAGTTATGAAACGCTGTTGGAGAATAGTACTGGCTTCAACAATCCAAACAACATAAAATATCTGAGCGATTTGATCAGTCTCGGACAAGAAAATCATTCCAATATGGTTGGACTGAG AGAGAGATTTCCGCCGAATGAATACTCTTCTGAGTTGCGACAAGCGCAAGCGAGCAAGTGGGCATTCCGCAGTGTCGCTGATGGTATAGATCATTTCAAGGCCGGTCGTCATACCGAAGCTTTCCAGTGTCTCAACAAAGCGCTCACTGTTGATCCTCGCAATGTTGAGGGCTTAGTCGCCAGAGGAGCGTT ATATGCAAATAGCGGAAGCTTCAAGAAGGCAATTGACGACTTTGAAACGGCcctgaaattaaatcaaacgCACGCAAATGCTCGTAAGTATATGGCAGAAACACTGGTTGCGCTCGGCCGCAGTTACGAAGACGAGAAGAAGTATGAAGAGGCCCAAAAAGCGTATGAAGATTGCTTAGCGATCGCACCGTTTCACGAAGAAGCGCGCAATTCCATTGAGTACATAAAATCTAAGACTCTTACAGCGCCGCTGAATCCTCTCGATACCTTTAAGAGCTTTGAAACCGAGAACGACGTTGTAGAgaataagaaagataaaaagaagcGCAAGAAGGAAAGGAAATCTAGATCGAAGAAGAGACAGAGATGGAGTTCCAGCTCAAGTTCGTCATCCAGTGGATCTTCGAGCTCTTCAAGTTCAGAATCGAGCAGCTCGTCGTCGTCCGGAAGCTCGCGATCCGCATCCCGCTCACCAAGCCGTAAGCGCAAGCACAAGAAAGATCACCGTAGCTCACTTTCGCCGCTTAGCAAACGCATGGCTCAATATAATAATCCTCCGGCAGCAACTGCTACTACTCACGATACAGTAACGCCGGCTTCTTATACCGCAAATCCGCGCGAGAAAATGGACGACTATGAAATCAGAGTGCGCAAGTTTCTTGAACAAACCAAGGACGATTCTGATTACGAAGATAAG GTAAGAAAGTTCTTGGAGGAGACAGCGAGgtggaagagagaaaaggaaaagaaacattctgAGACTGAcaaaatgaagaagaagaagaagaaagagaagaagggGAAAGACAAGGAAAAGGAGGACAAGAAAAAtcgaaagaagaagaagaaggaagaaCGGAAAAAGCGTAAAAACAAGGACAAGCTCGAGCGAGATTTAGATGCTTTGAAAAAATCATCTTTACCGGACTTGGAACAGTTAGAATCCAGACTTAATGCTTATTATGCGAAGGTTGAGAAAGACTGTGCGGCGCTGAAAAG CAACGCGGAGAAGCTCGCTGAAAGTTCACGTAGGGAGGAGGAGTTACGCagagagagggaaagggagagagacgAAGCCTCGAAGGCGTATCACGAACGAGAGTCCAGGGCGCCAATGACTGCCCAACAGAGGAAAG AAATCCAAAGGAAACCGCTATCAGACATATTTGAACAAGATTCTCAACTGATTCATCCAGAACCAAAACTCCCCACGTTGGACACCGCTGCGTTGAATGCAAAATGGAAAGCTGCGCAAGCTGCTAG ACAAAAAGACGTTCCTCCGCAAAAGTGGCAAGATATCCCGTCAGAGAGCAAAAAGATGCAATCTAACGTTTTCGTGGACAGCGATGAGGACGATGACAATGAATTGGAGGAAAGGCTGCAACGCGCGGCTCTCGAGAAATCTTTGAACATACGAAAACAAATGCAACGCGAGCTCGCTGAGAAAAGGGCGCTGCCGCCTCAGCCTTCACCGACGCCACCACCACCGCTACCGAAAGAGCCGCCGATGCCGAAGCAAGCACCCGTCAAGTATCCTACGCCGCAGCCGCAAAACAAGTTCCAGTCTTACAAGGATCCTATGTCCGTGTCGCAGACTTCACCGACCAAGTTCGGTTCTAGCAATAACCTGGGTGGCAAGTTCCAACCGATCGGTCAGAACAGCGGAGTTGGACATCCACCGGAACCACCGCGTTCTTTGCCACCAACGAAAAACCAGAGCCAAGCCAAAGGTCCGAGGACCGATTCCGACAGCGAAAATGAGCGAGGTCAACACCGACAGACGCCGAAGAAACGCGACTCGAGCAGCCGGGGTGGTGTGAATAAGCGTATGAGCAGAGATCGTCCTGCGAAACGATCGCGTAGTCGTTCTCGGAGTGCCTCCAGTTCGGGCTCGTCAAGATCGCGATCGCCAAGACGAAGCCGCTCGCGTTCGTATTCGAATCGACGATCCGGCAGTTACGAAAGGAAATACAGTAGATCGCCTTCCGGCACGTACAGCCGATCACGATCACGCTCTCGATCCAGATCGTACAGCAGAAGTCGCAGTCGCAGCAGGTCGAATGACCGAGGTTACTACCGCAAGAGGCAATTTCGACCGTACAACAATCGCGGCACATATTACAAACCGCGTTTCCAGGTCTTTAACAATCCGAACCACCGCGGTGGCGGTAACAATTTCCAAAATCGAAATCGCTTCTATAACAATCAACACAACAATCGCTTCAATAATCGCCGTGGTTTCAACAATCGCGGGGGCCGTGGCGGTCGCGGTAACCGTGGCGGCAGATTCTTTCATGGTAAACAAGGCTTTCGTGACTTCCGCGACAGACGAGACTTTAGAGATCGTCGCGCGTCGTCGCGCGATCGTTACAGCGATCGCAGCTACTCACCCGATCCGATGAGGAAGGTCGACGAGGCAAAGGAGAAAATCAACAAGATGCTCGAGGGTGGCGAAGACGTCGAACATCAGCAGGGAGGCAGCGGAGGCTCAACTGTGCCGCCCAACAAGAGGCAAGCCGGACCTTTGAGCGAGGGCGAGGAAAGGGACGACGACGACTATGAGAGATGGGGAGATGGAGAAGGAGGCGACGCTGCTAACACCAAG AATGAGGTGGTCGAACCGGTCGACGATAAACTGGAAGGCAAGGAGTTCTTCATTGAGCGCATGAAGCAGCGAAGCAAGGATACTTTAATGCAGAGAGCCATTGCAGCTAAGATTTGGTAG
- the LOC105672728 gene encoding tetratricopeptide repeat protein 14 homolog isoform X2, which translates to MESMDARLVAQALNYHGQQLQKVWEGERNENELVMLNLKDPSFEIYQQRQKTLSFGDRGKRLKLQQFVAKKADTLYDKANLEKPAEGNKQELGDEEFYATVPALDTFVTMEKSQRIRNFLESLVVGDVIYAQVIGKSAAGLLLKVLCNCSDCPRVVTELGVKALILNAAIVPAVDKKGVTRGYMANDLVCVVVSEVSVEAERVVAVMNVPAREGQTPHPPMGLIHSDDLPEAYKKAMDNKGQSYETLLENSTGFNNPNNIKYLSDLISLGQENHSNMVGLRERFPPNEYSSELRQAQASKWAFRSVADGIDHFKAGRHTEAFQCLNKALTVDPRNVEGLVARGALYANSGSFKKAIDDFETALKLNQTHANARKYMAETLVALGRSYEDEKKYEEAQKAYEDCLAIAPFHEEARNSIEYIKSKTLTAPLNPLDTFKSFETENDVVENKKDKKKRKKERKSRSKKRQRWSSSSSSSSSGSSSSSSSESSSSSSSGSSRSASRSPSRKRKHKKDHRSSLSPLSKRMAQYNNPPAATATTHDTVTPASYTANPREKMDDYEIRVRKFLEQTKDDSDYEDKVRKFLEETARWKREKEKKHSETDKMKKKKKKEKKGKDKEKEDKKNRKKKKKEERKKRKNKDKLERDLDALKKSSLPDLEQLESRLNAYYAKVEKDCAALKRYVAQYNEIPSPLSNAEKLAESSRREEELRRERERERDEASKAYHERESRAPMTAQQRKEIQRKPLSDIFEQDSQLIHPEPKLPTLDTAALNAKWKAAQAARQKDVPPQKWQDIPSESKKMQSNVFVDSDEDDDNELEERLQRAALEKSLNIRKQMQRELAEKRALPPQPSPTPPPPLPKEPPMPKQAPVKYPTPQPQNKFQSYKDPMSVSQTSPTKFGSSNNLGGKFQPIGQNSGVGHPPEPPRSLPPTKNQSQAKGPRTDSDSENERGQHRQTPKKRDSSSRGGVNKRMSRDRPAKRSRSRSRSASSSGSSRSRSPRRSRSRSYSNRRSGSYERKYSRSPSGTYSRSRSRSRSRSYSRSRSRSRSNDRGYYRKRQFRPYNNRGTYYKPRFQVFNNPNHRGGGNNFQNRNRFYNNQHNNRFNNRRGFNNRGGRGGRGNRGGRFFHGKQGFRDFRDRRDFRDRRASSRDRYSDRSYSPDPMRKVDEAKEKINKMLEGGEDVEHQQGGSGGSTVPPNKRQAGPLSEGEERDDDDYERWGDGEGGDAANTKNEVVEPVDDKLEGKEFFIERMKQRSKDTLMQRAIAAKIW; encoded by the exons ATGGAATCTATGGATGCGCGTCTTGTGGCGCAAGCATTGAACTACCATGGCCAGCAGTTGCAGAAAGTGTGGGAAGGAGAACGCAACGAAAATGAACTGGTCATGCTCAATCTCAAGGATCCTAGCTTTGAAATCTATCAACAACGACAAAAGACTCTCAG TTTTGGAGATAGAGGCAAACGTCTGAAGCTTCAACAATTCGTTGCTAAAAAAGCTGACACCCTGTATGATAAAGCAAACTTGGAGAAACCTGCAGAAGGCAACAAGCAAGAGCTAGGAGATGAag aattttatgcTACAGTGCCAGCACTTGATACTTTTGTCACCATGGAGAAATCCCAGCGCATACGCAACTTTTTGGAG AGTTTGGTAGTTGGAGATGTAATTTACGCGCAAGTAATAGGTAAAAGCGCCGCAGGTCTGCTTCTGAAGGTGCTTTGCAACTGCAGTGACTGTCCCAGAGTCGTCACTGAATTAGGCGTTAAG GCACTGATATTAAATGCGGCCATTGTGCCGGCGGTGGACAAGAAAGGTGTAACAAGGGGCTACATGGCAAATGACCTCGTCTGCGTCGTAGTGAGTGAAGTAAGCGTTGAGGCCGAGCGAGTTGTTGCAGTTATGAACGTACCTGCCCGGGAAGGGCAAACACCACACCCACCTATGGGACTTATCCATTCCGATGATCTTCCAGAAGCCTATAA GAAAGCGATGGACAACAAAGGCCAGAGTTATGAAACGCTGTTGGAGAATAGTACTGGCTTCAACAATCCAAACAACATAAAATATCTGAGCGATTTGATCAGTCTCGGACAAGAAAATCATTCCAATATGGTTGGACTGAG AGAGAGATTTCCGCCGAATGAATACTCTTCTGAGTTGCGACAAGCGCAAGCGAGCAAGTGGGCATTCCGCAGTGTCGCTGATGGTATAGATCATTTCAAGGCCGGTCGTCATACCGAAGCTTTCCAGTGTCTCAACAAAGCGCTCACTGTTGATCCTCGCAATGTTGAGGGCTTAGTCGCCAGAGGAGCGTT ATATGCAAATAGCGGAAGCTTCAAGAAGGCAATTGACGACTTTGAAACGGCcctgaaattaaatcaaacgCACGCAAATGCTCGTAAGTATATGGCAGAAACACTGGTTGCGCTCGGCCGCAGTTACGAAGACGAGAAGAAGTATGAAGAGGCCCAAAAAGCGTATGAAGATTGCTTAGCGATCGCACCGTTTCACGAAGAAGCGCGCAATTCCATTGAGTACATAAAATCTAAGACTCTTACAGCGCCGCTGAATCCTCTCGATACCTTTAAGAGCTTTGAAACCGAGAACGACGTTGTAGAgaataagaaagataaaaagaagcGCAAGAAGGAAAGGAAATCTAGATCGAAGAAGAGACAGAGATGGAGTTCCAGCTCAAGTTCGTCATCCAGTGGATCTTCGAGCTCTTCAAGTTCAGAATCGAGCAGCTCGTCGTCGTCCGGAAGCTCGCGATCCGCATCCCGCTCACCAAGCCGTAAGCGCAAGCACAAGAAAGATCACCGTAGCTCACTTTCGCCGCTTAGCAAACGCATGGCTCAATATAATAATCCTCCGGCAGCAACTGCTACTACTCACGATACAGTAACGCCGGCTTCTTATACCGCAAATCCGCGCGAGAAAATGGACGACTATGAAATCAGAGTGCGCAAGTTTCTTGAACAAACCAAGGACGATTCTGATTACGAAGATAAG GTAAGAAAGTTCTTGGAGGAGACAGCGAGgtggaagagagaaaaggaaaagaaacattctgAGACTGAcaaaatgaagaagaagaagaagaaagagaagaagggGAAAGACAAGGAAAAGGAGGACAAGAAAAAtcgaaagaagaagaagaaggaagaaCGGAAAAAGCGTAAAAACAAGGACAAGCTCGAGCGAGATTTAGATGCTTTGAAAAAATCATCTTTACCGGACTTGGAACAGTTAGAATCCAGACTTAATGCTTATTATGCGAAGGTTGAGAAAGACTGTGCGGCGCTGAAAAG gTATGTAGCACAGTATAATGAGATACCTTCCCCTCTTAGCAACGCGGAGAAGCTCGCTGAAAGTTCACGTAGGGAGGAGGAGTTACGCagagagagggaaagggagagagacgAAGCCTCGAAGGCGTATCACGAACGAGAGTCCAGGGCGCCAATGACTGCCCAACAGAGGAAAG AAATCCAAAGGAAACCGCTATCAGACATATTTGAACAAGATTCTCAACTGATTCATCCAGAACCAAAACTCCCCACGTTGGACACCGCTGCGTTGAATGCAAAATGGAAAGCTGCGCAAGCTGCTAG ACAAAAAGACGTTCCTCCGCAAAAGTGGCAAGATATCCCGTCAGAGAGCAAAAAGATGCAATCTAACGTTTTCGTGGACAGCGATGAGGACGATGACAATGAATTGGAGGAAAGGCTGCAACGCGCGGCTCTCGAGAAATCTTTGAACATACGAAAACAAATGCAACGCGAGCTCGCTGAGAAAAGGGCGCTGCCGCCTCAGCCTTCACCGACGCCACCACCACCGCTACCGAAAGAGCCGCCGATGCCGAAGCAAGCACCCGTCAAGTATCCTACGCCGCAGCCGCAAAACAAGTTCCAGTCTTACAAGGATCCTATGTCCGTGTCGCAGACTTCACCGACCAAGTTCGGTTCTAGCAATAACCTGGGTGGCAAGTTCCAACCGATCGGTCAGAACAGCGGAGTTGGACATCCACCGGAACCACCGCGTTCTTTGCCACCAACGAAAAACCAGAGCCAAGCCAAAGGTCCGAGGACCGATTCCGACAGCGAAAATGAGCGAGGTCAACACCGACAGACGCCGAAGAAACGCGACTCGAGCAGCCGGGGTGGTGTGAATAAGCGTATGAGCAGAGATCGTCCTGCGAAACGATCGCGTAGTCGTTCTCGGAGTGCCTCCAGTTCGGGCTCGTCAAGATCGCGATCGCCAAGACGAAGCCGCTCGCGTTCGTATTCGAATCGACGATCCGGCAGTTACGAAAGGAAATACAGTAGATCGCCTTCCGGCACGTACAGCCGATCACGATCACGCTCTCGATCCAGATCGTACAGCAGAAGTCGCAGTCGCAGCAGGTCGAATGACCGAGGTTACTACCGCAAGAGGCAATTTCGACCGTACAACAATCGCGGCACATATTACAAACCGCGTTTCCAGGTCTTTAACAATCCGAACCACCGCGGTGGCGGTAACAATTTCCAAAATCGAAATCGCTTCTATAACAATCAACACAACAATCGCTTCAATAATCGCCGTGGTTTCAACAATCGCGGGGGCCGTGGCGGTCGCGGTAACCGTGGCGGCAGATTCTTTCATGGTAAACAAGGCTTTCGTGACTTCCGCGACAGACGAGACTTTAGAGATCGTCGCGCGTCGTCGCGCGATCGTTACAGCGATCGCAGCTACTCACCCGATCCGATGAGGAAGGTCGACGAGGCAAAGGAGAAAATCAACAAGATGCTCGAGGGTGGCGAAGACGTCGAACATCAGCAGGGAGGCAGCGGAGGCTCAACTGTGCCGCCCAACAAGAGGCAAGCCGGACCTTTGAGCGAGGGCGAGGAAAGGGACGACGACGACTATGAGAGATGGGGAGATGGAGAAGGAGGCGACGCTGCTAACACCAAG AATGAGGTGGTCGAACCGGTCGACGATAAACTGGAAGGCAAGGAGTTCTTCATTGAGCGCATGAAGCAGCGAAGCAAGGATACTTTAATGCAGAGAGCCATTGCAGCTAAGATTTGGTAG